DNA sequence from the Streptomyces sp. NBC_01264 genome:
CGGCCAGACGGGCGTTGGAGGACGGGCAGTGCGCGACACCGGTCTTGGTACGGGCGAACGCGGCGATGTCGGAGTCGTTCATGTGGACGCTGTGCGCCATCCACACGTCCTCGCCGAGCCAGCCGGTCGACTCGAAGTAGTCGGTCGGGCCCATGCCGAACAGTTCCTTGCAGAACTGCTCTTCCTCGACGGTCTCCGAGCCGTGCGTGTGCATGCGCACACCCAGGCGGCGGGCCATCTCGGCGCCCTGCTTCAGCAGCTCGGTGGAGACCGAGAAGGGGGAGCAGGGGGCGACGGCGACCTGGGTCATCGCGTCGAAGGAGGAGTCGTGGTACTTCTTCACGGTCGCCTCGGTGTCCGCGAGGGCACCTTCGAGGGTCTCGACCGCGTGGTCCGGCGGCAGGCCGCCGTCCTTCTCGCTGCGGTCCATGGAGCCACGGGCGAGGGTGAAGCGGACGCCCATCTCGGACGCGGCGCGGATGATCGACCCGGAGAGGTCGCCCGAGCCCTTGGGGAAGACGTAGTGGTGGTCCATCGCGGTGGTGACGCCACCCTTGGCCATCGCGGCGAGGGAGCCCTGCGCGGCCGTGTACGTCATCTGCTCGTCGATGCGCGCCCACGTCGGGTACAGCGCGACCAGCCAGTTGAAGAGGTTGTGGTCGGTGGCCAGACCACGCGTGATCCACTGGTAGAAGTGGTGGT
Encoded proteins:
- a CDS encoding 8-oxoguanine deaminase, whose protein sequence is MAASAANDSAVERIVIENCAIATVDANDTEYASGHVVLAGNKIEFVGAGKAPENLENVVRRIDGTGHLVTPGLVNTHHHFYQWITRGLATDHNLFNWLVALYPTWARIDEQMTYTAAQGSLAAMAKGGVTTAMDHHYVFPKGSGDLSGSIIRAASEMGVRFTLARGSMDRSEKDGGLPPDHAVETLEGALADTEATVKKYHDSSFDAMTQVAVAPCSPFSVSTELLKQGAEMARRLGVRMHTHGSETVEEEQFCKELFGMGPTDYFESTGWLGEDVWMAHSVHMNDSDIAAFARTKTGVAHCPSSNARLAAGIARVPDMLAAGVPVGLGVDGTASNESGELHTELRNALLINRLNPVHRERALNARQALRLGTFGGAQVLGRASNIGSLEVGKCADLVLWNLNTLLHSSIADPVTALVFGAAAPVTASFVNGKQIVENNRLLFADEDAIAVSTREEAQRLARISAQA